In the genome of Dermacentor silvarum isolate Dsil-2018 chromosome 1, BIME_Dsil_1.4, whole genome shotgun sequence, one region contains:
- the LOC119461261 gene encoding uncharacterized protein LOC119461261: MIPGCFIDLALVPMPDLAVLYAMPKALNVIAATTPMMPKKVAFGGRVRQRHVLHVQTGAGSPRCCCSSRIKGSQPIARSYTTSRIAERPTARSTSAREALRQGLSNRHLNFGSMAAPLTLKRIQTAEAHVALFVERPRTRQS, encoded by the exons ATGATCCCGGGATGCTTCATCGACTTGGCGTTGGTGCCCATGCCGGACTTGGCGGTGCTGTACGCGATGCCCAAGGCGCTGAACGTGATCGCGGCCACGACACCCATgatgccgaagaaggtcgcgttCGGCGGGCGCGTTCGGCAGCGCCATGTTCTCCATGTCCAGACCGGCGCTGGCTCTccccgctgctgctgctcgtctCGCATCAAG GGCTCCCAGCCCATAGCGCGCAGTTATACCACCTCGAGGATTGCCGAGCGGCCCACAGCGAGGAGTACGTCGGCACGGGAGGCGTTGCGCCAAGGTCTGTCGAACCGGCATTTGAATTTTGGTTCCATGGCGGCGCCTTTGACTTTGAAGAGGATACAGACGGCTGAGGCGCATGTGGCGCTGTTTGTCGAGAGGCCACGTACCAGGCAGAGCTGA